The following nucleotide sequence is from Podospora bellae-mahoneyi strain CBS 112042 chromosome 1 map unlocalized CBS112042p_1, whole genome shotgun sequence.
CCAGAGACCATGTCATCCTCGGGCAGGCGGAAACGAAGACGCTTCgagttgtggttgatgatctccacctcctcaagctTGAGGCTGAGGAAGCCCTGGTCGCCGCCGGTGAAGGCTTTCTTGGCCTCGACGCCCGGAATCTTCTCcgcgacggcggcggaggcgttCTTGACCTTTTCCTGGGCCTTGTTCGCAGCGGTGGAGCCGGAGAGGAAGTAGTAGCCTGCACCGGCGAgaccggcggcggcggcggcgccgtagaggagggtgttgttgctgcccttggaggagggggaggggtcggtgGCGTAGCTGCGGATTTGCTGCAGAATCAAGAAAAAAATGTCAGTCAATGCGGTACAGGATCCATGATTGCAGGATGCGAAAGAAGCTCAAAAGCTACCGCTTAGTCTGCGGTTGGTACATCCCTCGTGCTGACCCAGCGATGACGCAgttggggagagagagacagcGAACAAAAAATTAGACTCACGCGCTTGAGGGGCGCAGAGACCCGGAAGGCGGACCGACTAGCGACGAATAGACtcattgttggtggtgatgttgacgttttttttttttgttggaggtgttggagaagaagatcaagaacTCCAAGAACCAGAACAGGACCCGGGTGTTTGTATCTCAATCggagtggagggaggggggaaagagaCGGGGGATTTGTAAAAAAAGGTGGAGGAAATCCGACCCTCTAGGATGTTGCTTGATTAGCCGTTGTTCCTACCCAGCGATTCCGGCGATTTAcgtcatcccctccccccaaggCCCGCTAGAAACATGCTCTGCAGCACGACTTATCAAGTTGGgtttttggtgatggaacAGGTGGGGTCTGTCTGAAAGTTGAGATGTCATCTGGAGTCTTGATGGCAGTGTTCATCTCTTGTTTTTAGAATTGAGGAATTAGGTAATTGCCAATGGCTTCAGATGGCAGGTTTGGGCATGTGTGTTTTGATCAACGTatccttttcttcaacagcaaTCCTCTATCTCTCACATACATcaacacaacaaacaacctcctctgAACTATATATCCACCTTATGATGGCACATgtctcacccacccactccaATGCAATTCTTTATAACGAAAGACAGCCTCACCAACACCCAGCAATGATCTCAACCATCCACACAGACAAACACgtctcacctcccccccccaccatcacaacaacgCAACACTCAGAAAACAAGACCATAGAAAGACTCAAATGGGCTCCCATCATGATCATTCAGCATTCAACATCAAAAAAAGATGACAAacgacaaaaaaaaaagctaaTAAACAACCacgagagggaaaaaaaacagTAGGGTAAAAAGCCATTTCAAAGACAATAAAACATTTCGCCCTTCCTTTTTTCCACACAACCCACCCTAAAATTTCCGCCCAGCTTTGGGgggaaaaacaaaagaacCAGTCCTCTCATTTTATCAAGGCTCTGGGGTTAGGGGGTAGATATTAGTAGTACATTTATCCTGACgagttcaacaacaccaattCCCTACTCCACGCTTTGCCATGCCCAATAATTTGTCCTGGTCCTGTGAGAACATTGCTGCTTCCTTCTCGTGTGTTGAAGCTACAGCCCGAAATTTCACCTCCCATACTTTCTCGCATTATCACCTGGACGCCCTCTTTGTACTCTCCAGCTTCGCATCCGGTAGCGTTTCCAATCCTGGCTCCCctttcttggtggtgcttATCACGTCTTGACTTCCTCTCCTGAGAAATCCGGCCTCGTTGTGGAAGAGTAGTGTTGGCGTGTTAGCTTGAGAGCCTCCTCGTTGGCCGTGGTAGTGCACTACCTGTGGAGGTGGCTGGCCAGCTTGTGTACCCAGCAGGTGTTGTGGGTAGGGGTCTAGGTCCTTGCTGCTCGTGCTAAAGGTTGATACTACCGGCTGGTGAAACCCGTTTGTTCCGGTTGCTGTTACTGTCGACCCGGAGCCTACGGTTGTGGCAGGCGATTGTGGAAGCTGATACTCGGTTTGAGTTGGGGTTCCCGCTTCGTTTGTGGCATTGCTGGGGCTTCCGGGGCTGGTAGTATCCAGTTGCCCTGTCAAGCTCGTCATGCCACCTTCAATATCACGGAGCAGCCGAACATATTCCTCAGGGACAAGCCCACTCTCTTGTGTTCTCGGATCCTCGGCCACAAGCCAGCCTTGACCATGCCGATATGATACCCAGATGATCTGACCCTCCACGAGCGGGAGCTCGTTCTCGTTCTCGCGCTCAAAATCAAAGAGAGCCACGGCTTTGCCGTGCATTTCCTCGTCGGGAGACGTGATGGTGAATTGATAGTCCCGTGAATAGCGGGATTCGTCAACGTTGTGGTATCCTGGCGAGGAGCACGTGCTCGAGTTGTCCGAATCGTAGGCGCCCTCGTCAGCGTAGCCCCTGGGCTGCTGGTTGGCGATTTGGTATGGCTCGTTTCCATTCCCGGGGTGTCCGTTGCCAGTGTGTCCCGCCTGTCCCGGTGGATAGGTCACGTATTCGCCGCCTGGGCCGTTCGCTTCGTTCCCTTGGTTGATGTAGTACCGGTCAGCTCCgtcggtgctggtgccgACGTAGAAGCCTCTATCGCCGCCATAATGGTCCTGGCTCATGAGCTGCTCACGGCCAACCCGACTCCTGCCGTAGATGCCACCCGACGAGGTCTTGTGATGCTTCCTGTGCCGAGAACTGACGACTGGGCTCTGGagatcctcgtcctcgctcCACGGTGGGCCGTCTGCCAAATGGATAGAGGGCAGATCAGCCGGTCTGCCGTGTGagcccccgccgccgctgctccAGAAGTGGCCATCCCAGCCCCGGCTGTCCCAGGCGGTTGGTGGGTCCGAGAGACGTCGCTGCTCGCTGGCGGGGGTGGTCATGCCCGAGGGCGGTCGTGATGGCTCCGGCGGCGGACCATAGTGAAGCGGGTGACCGGGCGGGTAGGCAAAGTCTCGTACGAGCGTGTAGGGCAGACTcgaggggaagagggggaagatgtGAGAGGGCGGGCGTGACCGTGAGGGTAGCGAACTCGTGGTCGAGTACTGCGACAGCCGGTTCTTGGACGCGTGCGACATTGGGCGAGGAAGTTGGCTCCTGGGAgcgggaggtgaggtgatgaGCGGTGGAAGTGCGGGGTGGGCCGCGTTCGCAGTCACCGGCGACGATATGGCGGGCGGCGACGTCGCTGGAGAGTTTGCGGGCGATAGGATCGCCGTCATGGTTTCTGAAGAAAGAGACGGCGGGACGGGCGTAGAAGAATTACTGATGTCGGGCGGGTGGGGTGCGGCCCTTTGCGCGCTGGCCGCTGGGTCGATTCGCTCGAAATCGAATAGCTGCGTGGGGACCCCCCAACCAGGCCTGCTCCCTACACTAAACCAGGGGTTGATAACTGGGGTCCGCGACTCGACCGAGTCTTGACTTTGCGCCTTCGAAACGCACGGTCTGTTTACTTTTTTGTCGTTGTTTAGAGCGAGGTTGTATTGTTGAGAAGAGAATCGTGTTTGACCCTCTCTTGTGACGGGGTCCGGACGGACCCTCGTTTCTCGAGGAACTGGAACCTCCTCTCTGCTCTCAggcgctggcgctggcgctggcACTGGCACTGGCGCAGAACGGGGGCGGGCGTCTTCACAgtgcagaaaaaaaagatcagACGAACGAAACTCGGCGGCTCGGAGGGGTGGAGCGTTGGGGGAACCTAGAACCGGTTGTTCGCTCGAGGCTCGACTCCGGAAGGTcggagaaaggggggggcaATGGGTGTCTGTTCCCACGTGGAAGGGCTGTCGAGAACAGTGGTGGTAGATGAGGACGTGGAAAAGAGAGCCAAATCAATTGGCCATCCCCAGAGCAAACGTGGTGTTTGACAGACAGTCGGAAGTCAAAGATGAGGGGAACCACCCACTACAACCCGCGAGCGGAACACAGCGCACACAGCAGGCAGAGAAGCGGGCGGCTGGCCGGGTTGCTTAAGCGCGCTGCGGCCAGAATCAGAGACCAGGCCCCAGCAATTGCCAATCGCTCTCCATTTTCTATTCACCATCTTTCATACTGTGTACAGATTGATGGATAGCCAGCTATGTAAGATCTGTATACTGTGTATGAACCAACTGCATGTTGGTGACAGTCGAcgaggggagagagaggccCGGAATGGCTGCACCTTTCATTGGCGAACTCTGGCATCTGACACACAAACTCGAAGGATTGTTCTGTCATTGAAAGCACAGTTGTCTCCTGTCTGCATTACGAGACGCATAGGTACCTAGCCGTCGTCCCAGCACAGAAATCGTTGTCTTGTCGTCCCATCTATATATAGCTTCTGTGAGTAGCATTCCCCAAGGTCCTGGGAGGAAAGTCGAAGAAACACCCAAAAAGCACGGTTAAATATACTGAAAAGCAGACTGATGAACGAACCACTTGTTTCCATTCGGAAGCTGGCTCGAGACAAAGAAACATGGAGGGGGCTTGAGAGAGGGGAAAGAAGCGAAGGTACCTTGGGAACAGTACTGTGTAGCAACCTAAGGGGAAACATGTAGCGCACGGACCATATTGTTTCAAGTCCGCATCCAGGCTGTGGGGCTCGTCATCCATCCGGCTCAAGGCGGTCAGTGGCGGCGAGACCTCGCTAGGGCCAAGACTGATTGCCGAAAACATTTCAAGGCTTCTTCCAACCGCGACTCTCCATTtctgcatcatcaacactGCTACCTACTCTACCTCAACAAACAGACATCGCCCTCATACCACTTCTTACCTCTCGTGGGGCGACAGCACCCAAATAGTAATGGGTGTTTAGCTGTGCCGGGTACTCTCATCTCTTCAGCCTTGCTGTGTCTTTCAAAGGTAAAAATTCCACGCTGCCCCTCTCCGAACATGCCCTTTGTCTTCCATGATGAACTCTTTATTGGAGCTGTCTTAGACTCGCTTTGCGGGCCATGATGATAGACTTTTTATTACGCTTTTAACTGAAATGAGAAACAACACCTTGACGATCAAGTCGAAAAAATTGCATTGGCAAGACAATAAGGTAGCTAACACCTCATGTCCAGAGTTGATTTTCAACAACCATCGATGGGAAcgatcagcagcagcatcaaacaAATCCGTCAGGGGCATACATCATGGACACCGCCAACGGTAACGCGACTACGGCTTCGGCTGCTCCCGCTGCTCCGGCCCAGCCAAACGGCCACCGGGAGGACCCTGGTGGCTTCAAACTCAAGTTTTGCACCGTATGTGCCAGTAATCAGAACAGGTAAGATACAAATGTCTGCTTTTGAAGGTGGTGCGCGGGGGAGGATTAACACAGCTCAGATCTATGGAGGGCCATTTGCGTCTGGCGTTGGCAAACTATCCAGTGATTTCTTTCGGAACCGGCTCTCTTGTCCGGCTTCCAGGTCCTACCATCACACAGCCCAATGTCTACAAGTTCAACGAGACCTCGTACGATAGTATCTACAGAGAGCTTGAGGCCAAGGACCCCCGTTTGTATCGGGCCAACGGGCTTCTTAACATGCTCGGCCGAAACCGCAACATCAAGTGGGGCCCGGAAAGATGGCAAGACTGGCAAGTAGGCATGCCCCGAGTCAAGAAAGAAACAGACAAAGGCTTCGAGGGCATGGAGGGAGGCGTCGCCGATATAGTCATTACTTGCGAAGAGCGCTGCTGGGATGCTGTGATCGATGATCTTCTTAACCGGGGCTCTCCACTCAACAGAGCTGTTCATGTTATCAACATTGATATCAAGGACAACCACGAAGAGGCCTCCGTTGGAGGCAAAGCCATGGTCGACCTTGCCGACTCCCTGAACCAGGTCGCGAAAGAAGAGCGCGAAAAGGTTGGCGCAGCGGCGTTTGATTCTGGCAGTGGTGCTGCCAGAGTTAGCTTTGATGAGCGTGTTCCCGAGGTGATTGGTGAGTGGCAGGAAAGATGGCCTAACCTTCCTGCGACTTGGACTTTGGCTTGGTTTTGATGAGCTTCACTGCATTCATCTCTTCAACACTCATATTTCATGGTTTAGCGGGCGTTGGGCGGTTGGTATTGCTTTCGGGATATTGGCTTTGGGCATTGAATCAAGCAAGCGACGGATAGCAGACATCTCATGAGGCAGGCTTATGAAGCGGCGACTCCGAGACCGctctttgttttctttttctttttctttttcttttctattttctcttcttgctgtCTTTTGACGGCGATTGACACCGCCTTGCACATGATTCTCCgccttttgtttttttaCCGGCGCGGCTCCGTTGGTCGGACTTTTGCCGTGAACCGGGATGCAGTGATTAAAGGACCGGATCGGCCCTGTTAGGACTCCGGACCTAAGATCGAGATGAAATGAGGCGACAGGGGATGTTCCGCCGATTTCTCAGTCCAAGAAGACGTCGACCCGCTGAAACGCAAAAAATGACTCGGCTTCCAGAATGTCCTGATCGGAGAAATCTTTGTTCAGAGGCGCAACGATAGGTGTGATTTATTTATCCAGCGTACGGAAGATCAAACGGATGTTCCCATGGGGGCTCATGCGGATGGGCCCGAGAGTCAATGCATATGGAAATCAAGCTCAGAAAACCACACGCTATCTATGTGACAGTTACCGCAGAGAGAGCCGCAGCAAGGGGACATTTCTATTTCCCTACATAGTGTACTGCGTCCACAATACCTACGATTCTCATCGGTGGACGGAGTAGGTACGAATACAAATATTGGTGTTTTCTGGGCAGGCTTGTCCCGTGGAGATCGGCTAGCCAGGGACTGGTCTGATGGTGTCTTTGTTCTGATATGGATGGTCCTTGTCTCCGTGACCTCCCTCAGCTCGTGGTGTGCTTTGTGGGTGATGTCGTGCATGCCGGCGCCTGCCGTGGCCACGTGCGATCAAGTTCATTGGCAGAGAAAGTTGAAGCCATTCTGACCAAGACTCACAAGACTCCCTCGCCGTTGAGAGAGGCCTGCGTAACCTTGGGGCCTGTGCACCTGAAGAGAACCCCCATAGCCCCCCCTGTTCTGGGCCCTCCCGCCTCCTTTCGCCAACTGTTCCTGCTGTAGCGCGCGACTAGCCATTGAGGAAATTGCAACCCCAAGtgttcagcagcagccaaccaCATCGCTGCGTACAGTTCATCCCGTCGTCAGGGGCGCCTTGACATTCCGCCCTTTTTTCCCCATCTCACACAGACACGCGCACTGTTCCGTAATTACACTGATATCTTTGCTTTtctattcttttttttcactTCTCTTTCTGTGAAGAGATCAGTTCAGACAAGCAGACCAGGTCCCCTCCAGGTCCCCCAACCGCAAGCCACGAGACCCAacagccaccgccgccgtaAATTCCTGCCTGTATTTCTCTAGCGGTAACACTTCCCGAACGGCCGGTTTCTTCTCATTTGGTAAATTTGGCGTAATTTTGCAgaccgcagcagcaacctagaaagaagaaggccaccaccgaggaggaagcgtCGCAGTTGGCTGGGGCGTTGATGCGTTTCATGCTGTGACAACCACCTGCCGACCACCGACCACCGACCACCGACCGTTTCCCGCTACACTTGCACCGCATTCCAATACCGACGGGACCGTTGTCTCTCTTGAATCGTTCTACCTTCCCCGTTCCCCGTTGAATGTGCACGGAACACAGTACAACGACGtccatcttcacctcggCCTCCGCCGCGAACTCCCCGTCTCTCAGTGCGCGATCTGGCCCGGCGCCTGCTTGACACGGTTGACGACGCCATTCCCTCCGAGCCACCCCGAAGACCATGAATGGCCTCAATGCGCCACTGTCTCCTGTCTCTGTAGGCGGTAGCGAGTGGTCTTatcccaccaacaccgacaaaAACACATATCCAAACAACCGCGGAgacatcaccacaccacccgACTCGGCTGGTGCTGTCAGGGCGATGAATGGGAACTTCCCACCGGGGCCCAGGAGCGTCGGCGgtccctccccgcctccctctgTCGGCCGATCCAGTGCCGGCACCAACCTATACGCAAGGAGTGAGAGTGGCAGAAGCCAAGTCGTGAGGGATGACTTGGGCGGCCATGAGATGGTGCTCGCTGAGCACTATGTCTCACTCAAGCGATTTCTGTCAGCGACTTCGCGTGACGGCAACCCGAAGCCACCACCGAACAAGGCTCGCGACAAGCTGCAGCGCCTTACTGGGGTTCAGTTTCTCGAGCTCAGTACCGACGTCTTTGACGAGCTGAAGCGACGTGAGACAACAGCTCGTAGACCCCCCAATGCTCCTCCAGGATCCGGTCCACCTGATTATCTATTACCTGAGGACAACTTCCACCCCAAACGAAACCAAGCGCGCCAAAAACTTTCGTCATTGGGCCCTCCACGCTTCCGCGATCTGGCCACCGATGTCTTTTGCGAACTGGAGAGGAGGTTCCCACGTTTTGCGGCTGGGGATATCCCCCGTGTTGGCAGCCCAGTATCAGTACGCGGAGGTCCCATCAGCCGGTCGCAAACACCGGTAAGCGGAATGAATGGCGGGTTCCCTCCTCGGGGTCAGAGCCGTAGACGCCCTTCAGAAGCCAGCTCAATACGAAGCGGACGAGGGATGCCTACTCCTCTCGGCAGCGGCTTCCCTATCCCACCCTCTCCAGGCCTGCCGCCGAATGGCAACTATGGACAGCCAATTGCGAAGCAGTTCCAGAACAACACCATTGTGCCTAACAAGAGCAccatggtggaggaggacgatgatgccATCAGCCCCATGAGTCCCGATCCTGCCGGATCTGATGCCTATGGCATGAACAGGTCAATAGACCGTGATAGCAAACGAAGTGCTGGCGCATCCGAGGTAGGCTCTTTTTCACCCGAGGTTTTCGAGAAACAAACTAATCATGGTATGCAGACGGACAAGAAACTTCTTGAGGATTATGAGCAGCAAGTTAGGGATTTGCGTGAGAAACTGGACAGCATGGAGGATGCACttaagaagaaggatgacgaCCTCATGAACGCTCTAGATGGGGAACGTTCCCGAGCCACGGCTTCTAATGCTGAGAAGAGGGAATGGGATGACGCCCGCGCCGAACTGGAGAATAAGCTTGCTCAAGTGGAGGAATTGAACGAGTCGATGAAGAGGGAGCTGGACAGGACCAGGGACGAACACGATGAGGAAATTCGCCAACTTCGAGAACAGCTTGACGAAGCTCGCGCCGGTGCCAACGCACAGTCAAACGGCATGGCTGACGAGGAATTAGAACGCGAGAACAGGGCTCTGCGtgcggcgttggaggagcaagagcagGTGACAGAGGAGGTTCGTCGTGAGGCCCAGGGGTTCCTGATGGAGATGCGCAATATTTCCCAGCAAAGCGGTGCCTCGTGGGAAAGGCAGtcggagctggagaagacGATCGAaatgttggagaaggaggtccGGGACTGGAGGAATCGCTACGCCCGCGCCAAAACTCAGCTGCGGGATCTACGTGGGTCTTCGGAGGGCATTCCAATGCAACAGGACGCTGGAAAGTTTGTGCGCGAGAAGGGCTTCACGCAAGACGATGGGCTGGTCAAGGACGTCCATGTCACCAAGTTCCAGATCGCCATTGACGAGCTGTTGCAACGGGCGCGCATGGATGACCCGGAGCGCGTGATTGACTCTATGAAGGCAGTTGTGGTAAGCGTCCGACGGATCACTAAGGATATCGACGAGTCGGCACAGAACAACATCGAGCTTGCGCAGCAAAAtcagaagctcaaggcccGAGTATCCCCCGCAGCCAACAATCTTATTACTGCCTCCAAGTCTTTTGCTAGCTCGGCTGGAATTGCGCCAGTGACTCTCCtcgatgctgctgcctctcACCTGGTCacggctgttgttgagcttcTCCGAGCTGTCAAGATTCGATCTACCCCGGATGGTGAATtggaagatgacgatgacgacggcaCCGTTACTCCTGTTGAATCGGCCAGCTTCTTTTCGCCACGAAGCAATGGGCAGAGCCAGGCCTCCCGAGCTGAGGATTCTCTTCAGCGCCCACCACCTTTCCGCGGCCTAGGCGCCGCCGGAAGCCGAGCCAGCATGGACTCGTCTGCGTACAGCCCGGTCAACTCACCTCGTGAATCCTACACCAACGGACAGATGGCCAACGGATCCATGACAAACGGCAACGGAGGCGGCCACGGCAACCTGAACAAGGCTGTGAACGGAAACGCCAACGGCATGTACAACAATGCACGCCAGCAGCGCGACACTCGGGCGGAGGACCTCAAGATCTACCTCGAAGACCAGACGGCGGTGCTCGTGCAGACGATCCAGGACCTTGTGCAGCTGATACGCAACGACGCGGACATTAGCCAGGTCACGGAGGAGATCAACACGATTGTGGATGTTGTCGGCCAGGTCGTGTCCGAGACAGAGTCGACTGGTGGCAATGGTGTCGAGCTTGTCAGGCGTCTTTCTGCCTGCCGGGAGCGGCTGATGGAGGCGGGCAAGCGCGGTTTGGATCTTGCGGCTGCGGGCAACGATAGTGCCAGTCGGgagtggaggatgtggacgCAGACGTTGCCGCCGATTGCGTTTGAGATTGCGAGGGAGACGAAGGAGTTGGTGCAGAGGGTTGATcagttggtgatggatgatggcgGGGATGCCGATGATTTTGCATGAAGGACGACAACTTGGATTATACTATTGCTCTAATGATGATGCGAGACTTGGGGGGTTTTTTGAGGAaaaagatggatggatgataGATACCTGATTCGATTCGAGacttggggagagggggaaggggttgagaAACTTATTCGACATGAGCATTGCTTACGCTTCGATTTTATTTTTCTCGAACAGAAGAACAGTTTTTGTTTATTATAGGCTTTTatagcctttttttttttttttttttttgctttgatACCCATCATAGctgcttgttttttttttctctttggggaggaggggggtgtcttgtcttcttctttgactTTGATTGTTCAggcttgttgtcttttttttttcttcggTTTCTTGCATCAGCcagtttttattttattttccaGAGTTtgatgggagaggagagggggaaggttCTGTATATAGACGGGATGGAttggtgtggttggggggagaaagagaaaagggggatCATATGTTTTTGATgattgagagggagaggaagtttTGTATTCTTGTTGTTATCATCCGTATGGGGAGCATGGATTGATTAATGGAAGATTTTAACTGAGAAggagttgtggtggtggtgtgtatAAATGTTTTTCTTGCTGTTTTGCTTGCtgagttttgttttggtttggtagtgatggggagggggagaggataggacgggaaggggggcaGTACTGTATGCCCAGCTGTATGCTAGTTGCTGGTTAGAGGATGATTACAAGTAGGATTTATGTATGCTGGAGCGAGAATAAAGATGGACTACTGCTGCACCGATTCGACTGAGGGTTGTGGAGAGTGATATGAGTGCTTGCATCTCGATGTGTATGAAGTGAcgggttgggatggaggTTGTACAGAGGAATGGTGTCTTTGATCCAATGGGTAGAAATGCCAGGCCGATATTCAAGTCACacgtaggtaggtagacaTCTCGATCAGGTCAAGGTGCCGAACCCAGTTTCGATATTTCATCAGACTTTTCGGGATTGCGGCAAGTAGGGCACAAGCGCTGGGCATGGGGAATGATTTCTTGTGCCGCCGCCTGGGGCTGGACGGACGGCATTGAAGAGGTGAGCCAATAGCGGGAGggcaaggggggggggattttTGACAACTCATTTAGACTGCCTggtttggtcttggtggtgaggtgctGGGGGGCTAGGCCTCTTTCTGGGGGGCGGTCACAGCCTTGTCTTGATTTTGGGTcacttcttctttctccagATCTCAACGGCACATAGAGTTTTGATGGTATATACCTAAGGTAACTCTCAACATCTAAAAACACGAACTTGGTTTAACTATATGGTCGACACTAGGTACCCTTGGTGAGTGCAAATGATTCTCGATCGAAATGATGCCTTTGGGTTTAGCTATCATGAtgtgttgtggtggtcgAGTGGCTCTCAGCCCAACTAGCAGCTTGGCGCTTCAGCCGCATCCAAGGGTCCAACTGCaggttgtgatggtgtcgaCGAATCACCGTCTTTCCGAGTTCTTGGGGGCAGCGAGACAAGCAGAGACAAGCCAATGCTCTGGGGTGGCACTTTGAACAGCTTGGTATTTGAAGTCACTGCCACGAGCCATGCAAGCATTGCAGCACgcccctccctctcagcgAAAAGACAAGGGTTCAGTtttgctcttttcttctaGAATGGGGTTGACCGCATTTCTTGATTTGGTGACTAAATATTGGTGTAGCCTTGCGCGTTTGGGCTGGTCAGCTGGGTAAGACAAGAGTAAGGTTTACGCGTGCGGGTTGTGATGTAAAAAGCCCCCGACCTGTTCGTCAGAGgggtttttttctctttggtTCTcatcttttatttttattagGTTTTCAGTCTTTTAACGACGGAAAAACCGGCAAGTGTGaaagacaacaaacaaacaggcAGACAAGATGTCGACCGCCCTCCGCAAACCCGGCCGTGAGCACTTCCCCATTTATCCCAAGGGGTTTATTGTCTTGAGGATCCTCCAGC
It contains:
- the SPA2 gene encoding component of the polarisome (EggNog:ENOG503NTZI; COG:S) → MNGLNAPLSPVSVGGSEWSYPTNTDKNTYPNNRGDITTPPDSAGAVRAMNGNFPPGPRSVGGPSPPPSVGRSSAGTNLYARSESGRSQVVRDDLGGHEMVLAEHYVSLKRFLSATSRDGNPKPPPNKARDKLQRLTGVQFLELSTDVFDELKRRETTARRPPNAPPGSGPPDYLLPEDNFHPKRNQARQKLSSLGPPRFRDLATDVFCELERRFPRFAAGDIPRVGSPVSVRGGPISRSQTPVSGMNGGFPPRGQSRRRPSEASSIRSGRGMPTPLGSGFPIPPSPGLPPNGNYGQPIAKQFQNNTIVPNKSTMVEEDDDAISPMSPDPAGSDAYGMNRSIDRDSKRSAGASETDKKLLEDYEQQVRDLREKLDSMEDALKKKDDDLMNALDGERSRATASNAEKREWDDARAELENKLAQVEELNESMKRELDRTRDEHDEEIRQLREQLDEARAGANAQSNGMADEELERENRALRAALEEQEQVTEEVRREAQGFLMEMRNISQQSGASWERQSELEKTIEMLEKEVRDWRNRYARAKTQLRDLRGSSEGIPMQQDAGKFVREKGFTQDDGLVKDVHVTKFQIAIDELLQRARMDDPERVIDSMKAVVVSVRRITKDIDESAQNNIELAQQNQKLKARVSPAANNLITASKSFASSAGIAPVTLLDAAASHLVTAVVELLRAVKIRSTPDGELEDDDDDGTVTPVESASFFSPRSNGQSQASRAEDSLQRPPPFRGLGAAGSRASMDSSAYSPVNSPRESYTNGQMANGSMTNGNGGGHGNLNKAVNGNANGMYNNARQQRDTRAEDLKIYLEDQTAVLVQTIQDLVQLIRNDADISQVTEEINTIVDVVGQVVSETESTGGNGVELVRRLSACRERLMEAGKRGLDLAAAGNDSASREWRMWTQTLPPIAFEIARETKELVQRVDQLVMDDGGDADDFA
- the SSU72 gene encoding RNA polymerase II subunit A C-terminal domain phosphatase (BUSCO:EOG09264JW6; EggNog:ENOG503NZ1A; COG:K), with amino-acid sequence MDTANGNATTASAAPAAPAQPNGHREDPGGFKLKFCTVCASNQNRSMEGHLRLALANYPVISFGTGSLVRLPGPTITQPNVYKFNETSYDSIYRELEAKDPRLYRANGLLNMLGRNRNIKWGPERWQDWQVGMPRVKKETDKGFEGMEGGVADIVITCEERCWDAVIDDLLNRGSPLNRAVHVINIDIKDNHEEASVGGKAMVDLADSLNQVAKEEREKVGAAAFDSGSGAARVSFDERVPEVIGEWQERWPNLPATWTLAWF
- the NBP2 gene encoding HOG (high osmolarity glycerol) pathway protein (COG:T; EggNog:ENOG503NZRK), with product MTAILSPANSPATSPPAISSPVTANAAHPALPPLITSPPAPRSQLPRPMSHASKNRLSQYSTTSSLPSRSRPPSHIFPLFPSSLPYTLVRDFAYPPGHPLHYGPPPEPSRPPSGMTTPASEQRRLSDPPTAWDSRGWDGHFWSSGGGGSHGRPADLPSIHLADGPPWSEDEDLQSPVVSSRHRKHHKTSSGGIYGRSRVGREQLMSQDHYGGDRGFYVGTSTDGADRYYINQGNEANGPGGEYVTYPPGQAGHTGNGHPGNGNEPYQIANQQPRGYADEGAYDSDNSSTCSSPGYHNVDESRYSRDYQFTITSPDEEMHGKAVALFDFERENENELPLVEGQIIWVSYRHGQGWLVAEDPRTQESGLVPEEYVRLLRDIEGGMTSLTGQLDTTSPGSPSNATNEAGTPTQTEYQLPQSPATTVGSGSTVTATGTNGFHQPVVSTFSTSSKDLDPYPQHLLGTQAGQPPPQVVHYHGQRGGSQANTPTLLFHNEAGFLRRGSQDVISTTKKGEPGLETLPDAKLESTKRASR